A genomic region of Helicoverpa armigera isolate CAAS_96S chromosome 31, ASM3070526v1, whole genome shotgun sequence contains the following coding sequences:
- the LOC110381665 gene encoding zinc finger protein 43, with protein MFTNTLDFVCDYCSRTFTRKYNLQTHIENCHINSSCQCEICGQNFGSPAGLLQHLGRGHNSYSQPFPECDLCGRIFTRKQNIVSHMITVHLQGLGYAIKCRLCEKTFTTERNLKRHMNQLHNPDIEYPTCNDCHKVFRGKHSLIAHIQSVHSATEKDVIKCHLCEKVYTNNRNLKRHVEMFHGEKGEFRCDICPKVYTSNQSLRRHARTRHSTDNQEQLTCNFCMKVIIGRENFESHIQFHHQELEVEIKKEFACETCGESFLEEPYLRQHVKTEHSFKTFYKYCKKSLLKQYKVDNHTIYNCEFCHSSFLTVYELKDHMRLNHDTEYSLSTCNVCFNKFFSKESMSAHKTVCIPPANVNKCSHCDKLFTDISSLEFHTRIFHPQAQIADSNISSTNMEDDSVSFKCEHCDRIYYSDRSLKHHIKLKHTTDEEVECQLCGKICSNKYYLASHIKIVHNNDSWSRCEYCDKQFKSKRNIRRHIEYTHLGMQRYKCIECETLFKEKRSLRKHVRTKHPNSATFPQCHICHKRFESAKSCKIHLKLLHSFNMNTYPCDLCSVSFGSNEALSIHLQTKHLAEDEIYKCEECNLVFKGHEKFEAHNEICHVNLVPNIKQKILPRCILCMKDFSTRKTLKRHIKKFHEDFDVDELATFGSRRRTFTVECENCVKNFNDEFYFNIYNKLKHLPDSVIFKCEFCYVSYNSLEFAIQRYKVTNADGCKSKMILSELCTAEMSEEENDFSNFGALHDMLPESTTADIKLEPPEELNEIQIKLEPASP; from the coding sequence ATGTTCACAAACACACTGGATTTCGTCTGCGACTACTGCTCGCGAACTTTCACTAGAAAGTACAATTTACAAACACATATAGAAAACTGTCATATCAATTCATCTTGTCAATGTGAGATCTGTGGTCAGAATTTTGGCAGTCCAGCCGGGTTGCTTCAACATTTGGGCCGAGGACATAATTCTTACAGCCAACCATTCCCAGAATGCGACCTCTGTGGTCGTATCTTCACTAGAAAACAGAATATAGTCTCTCATATGATAACAGTCCATTTACAAGGGTTGGggtatgctatcaagtgtcgcTTATGTGAAAAAACATTTACAACGGAACGAAATTTGAAACGGCATATGAATCAGTTGCATAATCCTGATATTGAGTATCCAACTTGTAATGATTGCCATAAGGTTTTCAGAGGAAAACATTCTTTAATAGCTCACATACAATCCGTTCACAGCGCCACAGAGAAAGATGTGATAAAATGCCACTTATGTGAAAAAGTTTACACGAACAACAGAAACTTGAAACGTCATGTTGAAATGTTTCACGGTGAAAAAGGAGAATTTAGATGTGATATATGCCCTAAAGTCTACACATCTAACCAGAGTTTAAGACGCCACGCTAGAACCAGACACAGTACTGATAACCAGGAACAATTGACTTGTAACTTCTGTATGAAGGTCATAATCGGTAGAGAGAACTTCGAAAGTCATATACAATTCCATCACCAAGAATTAGAAGTTGAGATAAAGAAGGAATTCGCTTGCGAAACTTGCGGGGAAAGTTTCTTAGAAGAACCATATTTAAGACAGCACGTGAAAACCGAACACTCGTTTAAAACGTTCTACAAGTATTGTAAGAAGTCTTTATTAAAACAGTATAAGGTTGATAATCATACAATTTACAACTGCGAATTTTGTCACAGTTCATTTTTAACAGTTTACGAACTTAAAGACCATATGCGCCTAAATCACGATACGGAATACTCTCTGTCGACTTGTAACGTGTGTTTCAACAAGTTTTTCAGCAAAGAATCTATGTCTGCACACAAGACTGTCTGCATACCACCTGCAAACGTTAACAAATGCAGTCACTGCGATAAATTGTTCACGGATATATCCAGTTTGGAATTTCATACAAGGATTTTTCATCCTCAAGCTCAAATCGCAGATTCTAATATATCTTCGACTAATATGGAAGACGATTCAGTCTCTTTTAAGTGTGAACATTGTGATAGAATTTACTACAGCGACAGATCTTTAAAACATCatataaaacttaaacatacaACTGATGAGGAGGTAGAGTGCCAACTATGCGGAAAAATTTGCAGCAACAAGTATTATTTAGCGTCTCATATTAAAATCGTTCACAACAACGATTCGTGGTCCCGTTGTGAATACTGTGACAAACAATTCAAATCTAAAAGAAATATACGCCGTCATATAGAGTATACGCATTTAGGAATGCAAAGATACAAGTGTATAGAATGTGAAACGCTATTCAAAGAGAAAAGAAGTCTCAGAAAACATGTGAGGACGAAACATCCTAACTCTGCAACGTTTCCGCAATGCCATATTTGTCATAAGCGGTTTGAGTCTGCGAAATCTTGTAAGATCCACCTAAAATTGCTACACTCTTTCAATATGAATACTTACCCTTGTGATCTATGTTCGGTCTCGTTCGGATCTAACGAGGCTTTGTCGATACATCTCCAAACTAAACACTTAGCCGAAGACGAGATTTACAAATGCGAGGAATGCAACTTAGTCTTTAAGGGACATGAAAAATTTGAGGCCCACAACGAAATATGTCACGTGAACTTAGTTCCTAATATTAAACAGAAAATCTTACCTCGCTGTATTCTCTGTATGAAGGATTTTAGTACTAGAAAAACTTTGAAACGTCATATTAAGAAATTTCATGAGGATTTTGACGTGGATGAACTTGCTACTTTTGGGTCTAGACGGCGCACTTTCACAGTAGAATGCGAAAACTGTGTTAAAAACTTTAATGATGAGTTTTACTTCAATatctataataaattaaaacatttgccCGATTCTGTGATTTTCAAATGCGAGTTTTGCTATGTTTCGTATAATTCTTTAGAATTTGCGATTCAGAGGTATAAAGTTACTAACGCAGATGGTTGCAAAAGTAAAATGATTTTAAGTGAGTTATGTACGGCAGAAATGAGTGAGGAGGAAAATGATTTTTCTAATTTCGGGGCGTTACATGATATGTTACCTGAAAGTACGACTGCGGATATTAAGTTAGAACCTCCTGAGGAGTTGAATGAGATCCAAATTAAGTTGGAACCGGCTTCGCCTTGA
- the LOC110381664 gene encoding uncharacterized protein LOC110381664, whose amino-acid sequence MPQFHIDEVCPKDTVYPLVVNFQNGYVTQKLKTADCLLLEDQNTGKRTVATELCDLIYSGEEEQEELGKTFILARNKTTGKVRLIEAENIELKPYFKSDLDTTVAAETSYLELSRKFGSKKQKQIMEHREKLKINVQTVTEQMQNVTDSITEDQMDLSSYNKSDSDEFYIPPINRDAAKVEEVYDLDMILTSEQRDKIYSEIEGSKYMAELNPFLKSLATKELSKTHTVLLVYAQTLLQLYSTLMKDISKKNFTACPYSATLNDIVLKNFLSNVNGKRGRSPQFKDKSLCHALVFILLINNYKFNFNDLCQELKLTQRTVTSKVALTGATLVTTGTKKMAQLKLPLSRPALRRKSSKF is encoded by the coding sequence atGCCTCAATTCCACATAGACGAGGTCTGCCCAAAAGACACAGTGTACCCTTTAGTTGTAAACTTCCAAAATGGTTACGTAACACAGAAATTAAAGACCGCAGACTGTTTACTTCTTGAAGACCAAAATACTGGTAAAAGAACGGTTGCAACGGAGCTATGCGACCTCATTTATAGCGGGGAAGAAGAACAAGAAGAATTAGGTAAGACTTTCATACTGGCACGTAACAAAACGACAGGAAAAGTGCGTTTGATAGAGGCTGAAAATATTGAGCTAAAACCTTATTTCAAAAGTGATTTAGACACGACAGTGGCAGCAGAAACGAGTTACCTAGAGCTTAGCAGGAAGTTCGgctctaaaaaacaaaaacaaataatggaACATCGTGAAAAATTGAAGATCAATGTTCAAACGGTTACCGAGCAAATGCAAAATGTGACTGACAGCATAACTGAAGACCAAATGGACTTATCATCATATAACAAGTCTGATTCCGATGAGTTCTACATACCACCCATAAACAGAGACGCTGCAAAAGTCGAAGAAGTCTACGATTTAGATATGATACTGACTTCCGAACAACGTGATAAGATTTACTCGGAAATTGAAGGTTCGAAATACATGGCCGAGCTCAATCCGTTCTTAAAATCTTTAGCTACAAAAGAGCTGTCGAAAACACATACCGTATTACTAGTGTATGCACAGACGTTATTGCAACTGTACTCAACATTAATGAAAGATATAAGTAAAAAGAATTTCACAGCTTGCCCATACTCAGCGACACTCAACGATATTGTCCTTAAAAATTTCTTAAGCAACGTCAACGGTAAACGCGGTCGTTCACCACAGTTTAAAGACAAGTCTCTATGTCATGCGTTAGTTTTTATATTACTGATTAATAActataagtttaattttaacgaCTTATGTCAAGAATTGAAGTTGACACAACGCACGGTAACATCAAAGGTTGCGTTGACGGGTGCTACGTTAGTTACAACTGGTACTAAGAAGATGGCACAGTTAAAGCTACCGTTAAGTCGTCCTGCGTTAAGAAGAAAAAGCTCTAAgttctaa